The DNA window ATGTATCCAGCAGTGTATTTGAAAACAATGAATCCATACCGGTAGCCTACACCTGTGATGGTGAAAATATAAATCCTCCACTACAGTTTTCCGGAATTCCGGATGATGCAAAGAGTCTGGTTCTAATAGTTGAAGATTCGGATGCACCAGATGGAGTATTTACACATTGGATAGTTTGGAACATAAATCCTGAATCAAATATAATGGAAAACAGTGTACCCGGGATAGAAGGGGAAAACAGTTTTGGTGAAGTTTCTTATGGAGGTCCATGCCCACCATCTGATACTACACACAGATACATTTTCGGGGTTTATGCACTTGATACAGAATTAAACCTTGATGGTGGAGCAAACAGACAAAATCTTGAAAATGCAATGGATGGTCATATATTGGCTAAAGGCGAACTCATCGGATTATATGGCAGATAAATTTACATTTCATTTTTTTTGTAGTATTCTTCACCCTGCGTTTGATTTGCAAACCATACTGTTCTTTGTGGGAAAGCAATCTCAATTCCGTTATCTTCAAGAGTTGTCTTTATTTTCCAGAGGAATGAGGTTCTCAGAGAGAACCATTCAGTTGCAGGTGCCCAGATTCTAACACTAAGATTCACTGCATTATTACCAAGATTGTCAACAAATACCAGTGACTCAGGATGTTTAAGGGCAAGTGGTTCTTTTTCAATAAGGTCTTTAATTATATCTATAGCCTGTTCAGCATCATCACTATACCTTATTCCTACAATATACTCAAAACGTCTGGCAACATTTGCTACATAGTTAGTTATGTTGTTTGTGAAAACTTTTTCATTAGGAATCCGTATGTACAAACCATCAAAGGTTCTGATGATGGTTGAAATCAGGTTGATGTCCTCTACAATTCCTATATTGTTATCGATATTGACCTGATTTCCTATTTTAATGGGTCTTTCCACAATCAGGAATATACCTGATATAAGATTGCCTACAATACTTTGACTGGCAAAACCAATAACAATACCTACAATACCCCCTGCGACAAGTAAACTGGACGGTTGTATACCTACAATAGGTAGTATAAATATTCCAATAGTAACCGTTATAATGCTGTAATATATTAATTTCAGGAATACGTTCAAACGGGATGGAGCAATTTTATCCTTAAAATATCTTCTTAGGTATACAGTAATAATTTTGCTTATAAAAAGAGCTATAAGAATAAATATAACTACACTGAAAATTTTTATTAAAATTTCACCGCTCTGGAATATGTAGTTGTAGAGTTCTTCAAGGTTCATATTCCGTTTTCCATAATGTATTTTGTAATATTTACAAACTTCACTTTACCAACATTATAGAGTTCTGTAGAGTTTGTCATGTTTTCCAGTATTGGTTGGCTAATGAAATCTGTTTCAGCCATATATTGTCCGGTAATTTTCATATTAACTTTCATAGATACTATTTCACTGTCGTAATATAATTTCATCCCGTACGCATTTAATACAGTTTTAGATACTTCCATCCATCTAACTGTTGAATTTGTTATCTGAAGCTCAAGGATACCTTCATAAAGCGGGTTTGTTTCAGGTATTGATAAATGGGTATCACTACTCCAGTATTTACAGATGGTACCGTTGCTTGGAGTACCGTATATTGAATATTTTTTCTTAGCAAGAGTAAAAAAATCAAGCACTTCATAATTATCTTTATTATCCGATATGAAAACACCGATTTCTATAGGGAAGGTAAGGTATATTTTTTTAATAGAACTGGGGCTGATAAAAATAGATTTTGTAAATTCGATAAGTAATAAAGAGGTTATTTTTTTGGGCAAATTTACAGGTTCAATAGGGTTGATAAGCAGATTACAATCTTCCTTGTGTATAATCTTTTCAATGTTGTCATTATTGTCATTATCATTTGTATTATCTCTTTTATAAAGAAAAACCCCATCAAGATTTGTACATGATAGGATAAACTCGTTATATTCAAATTTTAAAGGAGCGTTATGGTAACCATACATAGGTATCGTCAATATATATTGTTATTATTTACCTTATATATAGATTAAGAGGGCACAATCAATACTTCCGTATTTGAGTGTTTTACAACTTTATCGGCTACACTGCCAACCATGAAACGCTGTATTCCAGATAATCCTCTGGTGCCCATGACAATAAGGTCAACGTCATTTTTGTCAGCAAATTTAACAATTTCATCCCCTGGGTCGCCTTCAAGTATTACTGATTCTACTTCCAAATTTTCTTCATCACCCATCTTTTTAATGTAATTAGTTGCTTTTTCTCCTTCATCTCTCATCATTTCTCTGGCAGCCTCTACCCAATCAGGACCTTTGCGACCTGTAGTAACACTTACTGGATGTATTACATAAACTGCATATACTTTTGCACCTGTTTTACTGGCAAGATTTATCCCTGATTGTATCGCATTTTTAGAATTTTCTGAACCATCAGTAGCAATTAATATATTGTTGTATTTATCAACCATTTTATACTCCCCCTTATCAAATATTCAAGGTACAATCAATACCTGTTTATTAGCATTCATGACCACTTTTTCAGCTACACTGCCAATCAGGAATTTCTCAATGCCTGATTTACCCAGTGAACCCAAAACAATCAGGTCCATATCATTTTTCTCGGCAAAATTGATTATCTCCTCACTTGGGTTGCCCTCAAGCAAAATTGTTTCAACATTTACTCCGGTTTCTTTTGCGGCATCTTCTACATCTTTTGTTGCCTTTTTTCCGTCTTCGGTTAAATCCTGCCTGATAGATTCAGCCCAACTTCTTCCTCTTTGTGCGGCTGGTGCACTTACAGGTGGAATAACATATACTGCATATACATCGGCATTATTTATCTTTGCAATTTCTATACCTGAATTTACTGCATTTTTAGAGTTATCTGAACCATCGGTAGCAATAAGGATTTTTTTAAACTGGTCTTCTGTCATTGTATAATTCCCCCGTGTAAAAAGTATATGTTTGTGTATAATATAGTTTTTGGGGTTTTGGTAAAATTAATCGGTGTGGGAAAAGATGATAATTTTTCTATATTTTGATGTATATCTTTTTTATAGCAGTTATTATTTGAATTTAACAATCTGTAAACTATTTATTTCAGGAAATTATTCAGATGTTTCAACTAATATAAAGAGGGCTAATAATAATATGAACCAGAAAAATGGTAAGGTGTTCCTTGTTGGTTCAGGACCGGGTGACCCTGAATTATTGACTTTGAAAGCTGATAGGTTAATAAAATCAGCTGATGTCATGGTCTGCGACCAGTTACCGGGAAAAAAGATTCTTGAATCAATACCTGAAAGTGTTGAAAAAATAGATGCAGGAAAATCTGCAGGTGACCACAAATTATCCCAAAATGAAATCAATCAGGTACTTGTAAATAAAGCAAGAGAAGGTAAAACAGTCGTTCGTCTTAAAGGAGGCGACCCATATATATTTGGCCGCGGCGGAGAAGAAGCAGAGGAACTTATAAAAGAAGGTATAAATTTTGAAGTGGTACCTGGTATTACATCAGCTATAGCAGTACCAGCCTATGCAGGTATCCCTTTAACTCACAGAGACCACGCTTCAATGGTAACATTTATTACTGGACATGAAGACCCTACAAAGGATGAAAGTTCCCTTGACTGGGAATCACTTGCAAATTTTGAAGGTACTATTGTTATACTTATGGGAGTTAAAAGGCTTAAACAAAATGCACAACAGCTTATCAAACACGGTAAAAACCCAAAAACACCAGTGGCAATAATTGAAAATGGAACACATTCAGACCAAAGGGTGACGGTAGGTAGTATTGAATCGATAGCAGATATTGCAGAAGATAGAGGTGTTAAACCGCCAGCTATAACAGTAATAGGTGATGTTGTAAAACTTAGAAACAAACTTGGTTTTAATGACTAACAGAGGACTATGATGTTGTTAAAGAGGAATTTAATATGACTTCTAATATAAATCAAGATACTGGTCAAACACCAGTTATAGCCATCATGCGTCCGGAAATGTATCTTAACAAATCAGTAATATTGGCACAGGAGTATGGTTTTGAGACCTTTTCTGCACCCATGATTGAAATTGTAGATAAAAAAGATGCCTGTTTCGATGATTTTGTATACCGGGTGTTAAACGGTAAATCCGATTATGTAATCTTTACCAGTGCAAATGGTATCGATTTTACACTAAACAAAATTTCTGATGAAATCAAGCAGGAATTTTTGGTAGCTTTGAACAATACCAATGTATTGGCAATAGGTCCAAACACACAGAAAGCTCTTGAAGATACTGGTATAGAATGTATAGATTTGCCTGATTCATATAGTTCCGAGGGTGTTGTGGATTACCTCAGCCTTTATGTAGAAGGTAAAACGATTGATATAGCCAGAAGTTCACATGGTTCAAAATATTTGATATCTGGTCTCATTAACAACGGAGCAACGGTATTTGAAACCCAGGTTTATACACTGAATACCCCGGACAACATCACACAGAAAAACCTTATACGTTGTGCACTCGCGGGAAACATATCCGTGTTTGCATTTACAAGTTCTATGATTGTGCACAATTTCTTTACCAAAGCAAATGATGTTGAAGCAGAAGATAGGATTATAGAAATCTTAAACAGCAATGATACAACTGTGGCAGCTATCGGAACACCTACAGCCAGCACTTTAAAAAATTATGGGGTAAAAGTAGATATTGTACCGGAAAAATATCTTTTTGAAAATATGCTTGCTGATATCCATGATTTTATTTACGGTACTCAATAAATGTAATTTTATACAGGAATTAAAATGATAGGAATTTCAAAACTTTACTGTGGTACGGTAGAATCCTCAGATGCTTTAAGGTATGGATGTCTATCCAGTAAACTCCCATCTCACCTTCTGCAATTTTCCAAAGATAAAAAACCGGTAGTCGTCTGGAATGTGACCAGGCGGTGCAATCTTAAATGTGCACATTGCTATGCCCAGTCTCAGGATATTGATTACAGTGACGAGCTGACCACGAATGAGGGTAAAGAATTAATCGATGACCTTGCAGAGTTTGGCTCACCTGTTATCCTTTTCTCTGGTGGAGAACCACTTATGCGCCATGACCTTTTTGAACTTGTAAGATATGCAAGGTCAAAAGGAATACGTGCTGTTATTTCTACCAACGGAACACTGATTGATAGCGATATGGCAACGACATTAAAAGGTATAGGTTTGTCGTACGTAGGAATATCCCTTGATGGTGTGAAAGATACAAATGACAGATTCAGAGGTGTACGGGGTGCATTCAACGCAGCTCTTGAAGGCTTGCAAAATTGTCAGAAAGAAGGGATTAAAGTGGGTTTACGTTTTACCATGAATAAGGAAAACGTAGCAGATATTCCCGCATTATTTGACCTTATCGATGAGATGGATATTCCAAGAATCTGTTTCTACCATCTTGTCTATTCAGGAAGAGGTTCAGGTCTGATGGACAAAGACCTTTCACCAGAGGAAACGCGAAAAACACTTGATCTTATAATGGATCGTACAAAACAGCTTCATGACAAGGGTAAACAGGTTGAAGTACTTACAGTGGATAACCATTGTGATGGACCATATGTATATCTCCGTCTTCTTGAGGAAGACCCGGAACGTGCTGAAGATGTCTATCAGTTGTTGTCGATGAATAAAGGCAATTCATCAGGTATTGGAATAGGATGTGTGTCATGGGACGGTTCAGTTCATCCCGACCAGTTCTGGAGACATTATACACTCGGAAATGTGAAAGAACGAAAGTTTAGTGATATATGGACGGATACCAGTGATGATTTGATGGCTGGACTTAAAAATCGGAAGCCTCTTATTATATCCAATGCTGATCGATGTGCCAGTTGTAAATGGTTTGATATCTGTAATGGAAATTTCCGTGTCCGTGCAGAAGCAGTGCATAATAATGTCTGGGCAGATGACCCTGCGTGTTATCTAACAGAAGAAGAAATCGGTTATTATGAGGGATAAATAAAGAAACTAAAAGTTGAAATGTATTCAACTTTTTGACCGCATTACATTTCAACACTGTTTTCCCAGAGTCCGTGTATGTTGCAGTATTCAACAGCGTAGAAAGATTTGAAATCATCGATACTGTTTACTTCAAATTTTGCGTTTGGTTCTACATAAACAGGAGCAAAATCCATTTTTCCGAGATTTACCACCTGTCCATTATTCCTTACACCGTGCAATTCCACCCATGCTATATGGTGTTCCACTTTGTTTGGGTGGGGAGTTTCTTTTCCAACAGCAACTTCTATGAAATCACCTCCTTGTTTACCCTGTCCTTTCATTATTTCAATTGATGGAATATGTTTCTCTTTTAATTTACTTTCTGCTTCTTCTTCTTTTCCTTTAACTATATTTTCTATCATTTATATCATCCTGTAAATTTAGTTATTATTGTCCTTTATCCTCTGCTTGGGTCTGTGTCTGTGCACCTGACAATGCTTTGGATGTATATTCTGGAACAAACACCCTCTGGCTAAGTTCTTTATCCAGCATATACATTCCGCTACCATCTTCGCCCATAAGTTTAAGTTTGGAAATTATTTCGTTATCGTTTGCTTCTTCTTCAATCTGTTCGGAAACGTACCATTGGAGGAATGTATATGTAGCATGGTCTTTTTCCTCAACTGCAAGGTCGACAAGTTCATTAATGGATTTTGTGACAAATTTTTCATGTTTAAGTGTTTTCTCGAACATGTCCAGTGCTGAATCAAATGCAGTAGGTGGTTGTGGTATCTCCATTAATTTTACCTGAGCACCATGGTCATTAATATAATCATAAAACTTCATGGCATGGGTCATCTCTTCCTGGTACTGCACCATAAACCAGTTGGCAAACCCATTCAGTCCGATATATGTACTATAAGCGGACATGGACATGTATAAATATGCAGAATACATCTCCTTGTTGAGCTGTACATTTAATGCTTCGGTCATTTTTTCGCTTAACATTTTAATCTACCTTATCCAAATTCAGAAGGTTATAAATCCATAACCATTTTTCAATATATTTCGACATGCTGGGAATGGGTATGTTTTGCATACGCGGTTAATAACTCCTGGTTATTTGATACTCTGATATAATGGGTGAAAGGAAATACCAGATTTAATTTGACCTCTTTTTTATGCAATATCCTCTTCATGCATATCCAGTGAATTCAACAGGACATGTGCAAAACACATGGATTTACCGCCAAATGCAAATACAGTTATTTTATTAACCACTTTAACCCCTACTTTCAGGTTAAAAATAAACCCTATAAGAAATATAATCCGATAGATATAAATCAGTTTTGGTATTTTTTAAGTGTTTAAATATATACAGTGGGTTAAATTTGTGTGAAACCATATTCTGACCATTAACAATTATTAATTATTGGTGTCATTTTTTAACCATATTTTTATTGATTTACGAGATATATTTAAATAATCTCAAATTACTGTAAAATATCACAAACAAGATTACTAAGTAATAATCATTGGAGAGTTGCAATGACGGTTCCAAAAGAATATATTCCTCATGAAGTAGAGCCCAAATGGCAGAGTTCGTGGGATATGTCCAAATATCATTTTGACTGGGAAGACCAGAGCCGACCCCAGTACATTATAGATACTCCCCCTCCATATCCAACAGGCAATTTCCATATCGGTAATGCATTAAACTGGTGTTACATCGATTTTATAGCCAGATATAAACGAATGCGCGGGTATAATGTAATGTTTCCCCAGGGATGGGACTGCCATGGTCTTCCTACAGAGGTAAAAGTTGAAGAATTACACGGGATTACCAAAAACGAGGTATCAAGAGCAGAATTTCGTAAAATGTGTAAAGACCTTACCAGTCAGAATATTGAGAAAATGCGCGAGACCATGATGCGTCTTGGTTTTTCCATTGACTGGAATAATGAATTTGTCACAATGGAACCTGAATATTTTGTTAAAACTCAAAAGTCCTTTGTCCAGATGTATGACATAAACCGCATTTATCAGTCCGATTACCCTGTCAACTGGTGTCCCAGATGTGAAACCGCCATTGCACTTGCAGAAGTGGAATATGATTCAAGAGACACCAGTTTGAATTATCTGTATTTTGATGATCTTGAAATAGCAACCACAAGACCTGAATTACTTCCTGCATGTGTCGCAGTAGCTGTTAATCCAGAAGATGAGCGCTATAGGGAACACATAAACGATGAAGTGGAAGTTCCTATCTTTGGACAGAAAGTACCAGTACTGGCGGATGAGGCTGTGGATACATCCTTTGGAACCGGAGTTGTAATGATTTGTACATTTGGTGATAAACAGGATGTCCGCTGGTGTGTAAAATATGACCTGCCGGTTCGAAAAGCAATCAATAAAAACGGTAGAATGACCGATGTGGCTGGTAAGTATTCCGGTATGACCATTTCAGAATGTAAAGATGCCATAACTCAAGAACTTAGTGATAAAGGTCACCTCTATCAGCAGGAAACACTGGAACAGAATGTAGGGTTATGCTGGAGGTGTAAAACTCCCATTGAAATTTTGTCAGAACCTCAATGGTTTGTGTCGGTAAATGATGATGAAATCCACAATACAGCTGATGAAGTCAACTGGCATCCTGAGTATATGAAAACCCGACTAAAAAACTGGACCGATGTTATGGAATGGGACTGGTGTATTTCACGTCAGAGAGTATTTGCAACTCCCATTCCGGTGTGGTACTGCAATAAATGCGGGGAGACAATGGTAGCCAAAGAGGAATGGTTACCACTTGACCCCATACAGACTGAACCGCCTGAGCCGTGCAATTGTGGGTCAACAGATTTTGAACCAGAAAATGATGTACTGGATACATGGATGGATTCATCTCTTACAGCACTCCATGTATCAGGCTGGTTAAGTGAACATGAATTGCGTCTCCCCACCCAGATACGTCCGCAAGGTCATGATATTCTGCGTACATGGGCTTTTTATACAATACTTCGTACCAAAGCAATAAAAGGGATAAAACCGTGGGAATTTATCCTTGTTAATGGGATGGTTCTCGGTGAAGACGGTCATAAAATGAGCAAATCTCAGGGTAATATAATATCTCCAGATGAAGTAGTCGGTCAATATGGTGCTGACGCTTTTAGACAATGGGGAGCAGTCGGTGGAACTCCCGGTTCAGATGTAATGTTTAGATGGAAAGATGTAGTTTCTGCCTCACGTTTTATGCAGAAGGTTTGGAGTATCTACAGGTTCTCCATGACCCATCTGGAAGAGTTTGTACCTGACAGCAGTGATATGGCTCAGATATCTCAGGAAAATCTGTCACTGGTTGATAAATGGTTGCTTAGTAAATTGAACAAATTAATAGAATCTGTAACAACCAGTATGGACAAACTGTTATTTGATGAAGCCTACAAATCAATGCGTACTTTTGCATGGGAAGTTCTTGCTGACAATTATCTTGAATTGGTCAAATCAAGGCTTTATGGTAAAGACCCTGAATCAAGAAAAGCTGCACAAACTACATTATATTATGCAATTGATACACTTATACATGTCCTTGCTCCAATTACACCGTTTTTTGCAGAGGAGATGTATTCAAGGTTCAAAGAAGGAAGTGTCCATGAACAGTCATGGCCTGAAGTTAATGAATTACTGATTGACAATGATGTTGAAAGTAAGGGAGAAGTTATAAAGGATATTGCAAGCAATATTCGAAGATATAAATCTGATAACGGCATGGCATTAAATGCACCACTGGAAAAAGTGGAAATCTATTCTGACGTAATAGGAAACAATGATATTGAGGAAATTAAAGGTGCAACCAATTCAGAAGTAGAGGTCCTATCCGGCCATCCGCAAATAGATTACAAACCAGTAGAAATTAAACCCAACATGGGTATGATAGGTCCCAA is part of the Methanohalobium evestigatum Z-7303 genome and encodes:
- a CDS encoding mechanosensitive ion channel family protein, with the translated sequence MNLEELYNYIFQSGEILIKIFSVVIFILIALFISKIITVYLRRYFKDKIAPSRLNVFLKLIYYSIITVTIGIFILPIVGIQPSSLLVAGGIVGIVIGFASQSIVGNLISGIFLIVERPIKIGNQVNIDNNIGIVEDINLISTIIRTFDGLYIRIPNEKVFTNNITNYVANVARRFEYIVGIRYSDDAEQAIDIIKDLIEKEPLALKHPESLVFVDNLGNNAVNLSVRIWAPATEWFSLRTSFLWKIKTTLEDNGIEIAFPQRTVWFANQTQGEEYYKKNEM
- a CDS encoding DUF432 domain-containing protein, which codes for MYGYHNAPLKFEYNEFILSCTNLDGVFLYKRDNTNDNDNNDNIEKIIHKEDCNLLINPIEPVNLPKKITSLLLIEFTKSIFISPSSIKKIYLTFPIEIGVFISDNKDNYEVLDFFTLAKKKYSIYGTPSNGTICKYWSSDTHLSIPETNPLYEGILELQITNSTVRWMEVSKTVLNAYGMKLYYDSEIVSMKVNMKITGQYMAETDFISQPILENMTNSTELYNVGKVKFVNITKYIMENGI
- a CDS encoding universal stress protein — encoded protein: MTEDQFKKILIATDGSDNSKNAVNSGIEIAKINNADVYAVYVIPPVSAPAAQRGRSWAESIRQDLTEDGKKATKDVEDAAKETGVNVETILLEGNPSEEIINFAEKNDMDLIVLGSLGKSGIEKFLIGSVAEKVVMNANKQVLIVP
- a CDS encoding desulfoferrodoxin family protein — its product is MIENIVKGKEEEAESKLKEKHIPSIEIMKGQGKQGGDFIEVAVGKETPHPNKVEHHIAWVELHGVRNNGQVVNLGKMDFAPVYVEPNAKFEVNSIDDFKSFYAVEYCNIHGLWENSVEM
- a CDS encoding universal stress protein, whose amino-acid sequence is MVDKYNNILIATDGSENSKNAIQSGINLASKTGAKVYAVYVIHPVSVTTGRKGPDWVEAAREMMRDEGEKATNYIKKMGDEENLEVESVILEGDPGDEIVKFADKNDVDLIVMGTRGLSGIQRFMVGSVADKVVKHSNTEVLIVPS
- a CDS encoding uroporphyrinogen-III synthase; the encoded protein is MTSNINQDTGQTPVIAIMRPEMYLNKSVILAQEYGFETFSAPMIEIVDKKDACFDDFVYRVLNGKSDYVIFTSANGIDFTLNKISDEIKQEFLVALNNTNVLAIGPNTQKALEDTGIECIDLPDSYSSEGVVDYLSLYVEGKTIDIARSSHGSKYLISGLINNGATVFETQVYTLNTPDNITQKNLIRCALAGNISVFAFTSSMIVHNFFTKANDVEAEDRIIEILNSNDTTVAAIGTPTASTLKNYGVKVDIVPEKYLFENMLADIHDFIYGTQ
- the ahbC gene encoding 12,18-didecarboxysiroheme deacetylase, whose protein sequence is MIGISKLYCGTVESSDALRYGCLSSKLPSHLLQFSKDKKPVVVWNVTRRCNLKCAHCYAQSQDIDYSDELTTNEGKELIDDLAEFGSPVILFSGGEPLMRHDLFELVRYARSKGIRAVISTNGTLIDSDMATTLKGIGLSYVGISLDGVKDTNDRFRGVRGAFNAALEGLQNCQKEGIKVGLRFTMNKENVADIPALFDLIDEMDIPRICFYHLVYSGRGSGLMDKDLSPEETRKTLDLIMDRTKQLHDKGKQVEVLTVDNHCDGPYVYLRLLEEDPERAEDVYQLLSMNKGNSSGIGIGCVSWDGSVHPDQFWRHYTLGNVKERKFSDIWTDTSDDLMAGLKNRKPLIISNADRCASCKWFDICNGNFRVRAEAVHNNVWADDPACYLTEEEIGYYEG
- a CDS encoding YbhB/YbcL family Raf kinase inhibitor-like protein; its protein translation is MGLNKINMYITLLLFCTIFLGIGCTGQDGNKLDNGAENSQIAQFDVSSSVFENNESIPVAYTCDGENINPPLQFSGIPDDAKSLVLIVEDSDAPDGVFTHWIVWNINPESNIMENSVPGIEGENSFGEVSYGGPCPPSDTTHRYIFGVYALDTELNLDGGANRQNLENAMDGHILAKGELIGLYGR
- a CDS encoding valine--tRNA ligase; this translates as MTVPKEYIPHEVEPKWQSSWDMSKYHFDWEDQSRPQYIIDTPPPYPTGNFHIGNALNWCYIDFIARYKRMRGYNVMFPQGWDCHGLPTEVKVEELHGITKNEVSRAEFRKMCKDLTSQNIEKMRETMMRLGFSIDWNNEFVTMEPEYFVKTQKSFVQMYDINRIYQSDYPVNWCPRCETAIALAEVEYDSRDTSLNYLYFDDLEIATTRPELLPACVAVAVNPEDERYREHINDEVEVPIFGQKVPVLADEAVDTSFGTGVVMICTFGDKQDVRWCVKYDLPVRKAINKNGRMTDVAGKYSGMTISECKDAITQELSDKGHLYQQETLEQNVGLCWRCKTPIEILSEPQWFVSVNDDEIHNTADEVNWHPEYMKTRLKNWTDVMEWDWCISRQRVFATPIPVWYCNKCGETMVAKEEWLPLDPIQTEPPEPCNCGSTDFEPENDVLDTWMDSSLTALHVSGWLSEHELRLPTQIRPQGHDILRTWAFYTILRTKAIKGIKPWEFILVNGMVLGEDGHKMSKSQGNIISPDEVVGQYGADAFRQWGAVGGTPGSDVMFRWKDVVSASRFMQKVWSIYRFSMTHLEEFVPDSSDMAQISQENLSLVDKWLLSKLNKLIESVTTSMDKLLFDEAYKSMRTFAWEVLADNYLELVKSRLYGKDPESRKAAQTTLYYAIDTLIHVLAPITPFFAEEMYSRFKEGSVHEQSWPEVNELLIDNDVESKGEVIKDIASNIRRYKSDNGMALNAPLEKVEIYSDVIGNNDIEEIKGATNSEVEVLSGHPQIDYKPVEIKPNMGMIGPKFRDKAGSIVKTLKSEDPEKISKQADEGKIVVSVDGETIELDPDSVEIEKEAMSSGRAVDVMDVDGTVVVVIR
- the cobA gene encoding uroporphyrinogen-III C-methyltransferase — its product is MNQKNGKVFLVGSGPGDPELLTLKADRLIKSADVMVCDQLPGKKILESIPESVEKIDAGKSAGDHKLSQNEINQVLVNKAREGKTVVRLKGGDPYIFGRGGEEAEELIKEGINFEVVPGITSAIAVPAYAGIPLTHRDHASMVTFITGHEDPTKDESSLDWESLANFEGTIVILMGVKRLKQNAQQLIKHGKNPKTPVAIIENGTHSDQRVTVGSIESIADIAEDRGVKPPAITVIGDVVKLRNKLGFND
- a CDS encoding ferritin: MLSEKMTEALNVQLNKEMYSAYLYMSMSAYSTYIGLNGFANWFMVQYQEEMTHAMKFYDYINDHGAQVKLMEIPQPPTAFDSALDMFEKTLKHEKFVTKSINELVDLAVEEKDHATYTFLQWYVSEQIEEEANDNEIISKLKLMGEDGSGMYMLDKELSQRVFVPEYTSKALSGAQTQTQAEDKGQ